One Curtobacterium sp. MCLR17_032 genomic window carries:
- a CDS encoding ATP-binding cassette domain-containing protein, with amino-acid sequence MRPEQTVEVRAHRHARNGRVLVAVPEVVFGPSTLTAVTGASGVGKSTFLRLVGGVERPVPRVVLVDGNDLGLLSDRRLRRFRRDRVGFMSQDAGLVPSWSVRQNLALAQRATPDRPVSRPAPPLQACASLGIDALMDTPVHALSGGERQRVGLARVLVRRPGLVLLDEPTAALDAGTTAVVIETIDVLRSEGATVIVATHDGDVVRAADRTLSLDGTAPGLHFPQEG; translated from the coding sequence ATGCGACCTGAGCAGACGGTGGAGGTCCGGGCGCATCGGCATGCGCGGAACGGGCGTGTGCTGGTCGCCGTCCCCGAGGTGGTGTTCGGGCCGTCCACGCTGACGGCGGTCACCGGTGCGAGCGGTGTCGGCAAGTCGACGTTCCTGCGTCTCGTCGGCGGAGTCGAACGTCCGGTACCCCGAGTGGTCCTGGTCGACGGCAACGACCTCGGCCTGCTCTCCGACCGGCGGCTGCGGCGGTTCCGTCGCGACCGGGTCGGTTTCATGTCGCAGGACGCGGGGCTCGTCCCGTCATGGTCCGTGCGCCAGAACCTGGCACTCGCGCAGCGAGCGACGCCGGACCGCCCGGTCAGCCGACCCGCTCCGCCGCTGCAGGCATGCGCGTCGCTCGGCATCGATGCCCTCATGGACACGCCGGTGCATGCCCTGAGCGGGGGCGAACGACAGCGGGTCGGGCTCGCCCGGGTGCTCGTCCGCCGTCCGGGTCTCGTCCTGCTCGACGAGCCGACCGCCGCGTTGGACGCAGGTACCACCGCAGTCGTCATCGAGACGATCGACGTCCTCCGGAGCGAGGGCGCGACCGTGATCGTCGCGACACACGACGGCGACGTCGTCCGGGCGGCGGACCGGACCCTGTCCCTCGACGGGACCGCACCCGGGCTCCACTTCCCGCAGGAGGGGTGA
- a CDS encoding lactococcin 972 family bacteriocin, translating into MNKRLTVAGLSLVAALCLSSPAVAAEGGSADADAPASTRSIVRVGGGYWEYGTSNGFVQSFYSHASKTHKATACDGKNRCAYSGWKPKGAYASAIRDKTASGNTAYWGVK; encoded by the coding sequence ACTGGTCGCCGCGCTCTGCCTCTCGTCGCCTGCTGTCGCCGCCGAGGGCGGGTCGGCGGATGCTGACGCACCTGCATCCACCCGGTCCATCGTCCGTGTCGGCGGTGGGTACTGGGAGTACGGCACCTCGAACGGCTTCGTCCAGTCCTTCTACAGCCACGCCAGCAAGACCCACAAGGCGACCGCCTGCGACGGCAAGAACCGCTGTGCGTACAGCGGCTGGAAGCCCAAGGGGGCGTACGCCAGCGCCATCCGGGACAAGACCGCGAGCGGCAACACCGCCTACTGGGGCGTGAAGTAA